A single genomic interval of Peromyscus leucopus breed LL Stock chromosome 7, UCI_PerLeu_2.1, whole genome shotgun sequence harbors:
- the Mmp10 gene encoding stromelysin-2, whose product MEPLAILVMLSLPISSAYPLPGAVSKDHPSMEFAQQYLEKYYNFEKNVEQVFRRKDSSPVVKKIQEMQKFLGLEMTGKLDSSTMDVMLKPRCGVPDVGGFTTFPGSPKWRKNHLTYRIVDYTPDLPKESVDSAIEKALKVWEEVTPLTFSRLSEGEADIMISFAVGEHGDFYPFDGPGQSLAHAYPPGPGFYGDAHFDDDEKWTLGPSGTNLFLVAAHELGHSLGLFHSNNKGALMYPVYRFSTNPTQFRLSQDDIDGIQSLYGPRPSPDTIVVPLSSVAPRPETPAKCDPALSFDAASTLRGELLLFKDRYFWRRTRWNSEPEVHLISAFWPSLPSHLDAAYEAHNKDSVFIFKGSQFWAVRGNEVQEGYPKSIHSLGFPPSVRKIDAAVSDKQKKKTYFFVEDKYWRFNEKRNLMDKGFPRLIKDDFPGVESQVDAVLQAFGFFYFFHGSSQFEFDPNARTVTHTLKSNSWLLC is encoded by the exons ATGGAGCCGCTGGCCATCCTGGTGATGCTGAGCCTGCCGATCTCCTCGGCATATCCTCTGCCCGGGGCAGTGAGCAAAGACCACCCCAGCATGGAGTTTGCTCAG CAATATCTAGAAAAGTACTACAACTTTGAAAAAAACGTGGAACAAGTGTTTAGAAGAAAGGACAGTAGTCCTGTGGtcaaaaaaatccaagaaatgcAGAAGTTCCTCGGGCTGGAGATGACAGGGAAGCTGGACTCCAGCACTATGGATGTGATGCTGAAACCCAGGTGTGGCGTCCCTGACGTTGGTGGCTTCACTACCTTTCCAGGGTCACCAAAGTGGAGGAAAAACCACCTCACCTACAG GATTGTGGATTATACACCAGATTTACCGAAAGAGAGTGTGGATTCTGCCATTGAGAAAGCGCTGAAAGTCTGGGAGGAGGTGACCCCGCTCACCTTCTCCAGGCTCTCTGAAGGAGAGGCTGACATCATGATCTCCTTTGCAGTTGGAG AGCATGGAGACTTTTACCCTTTTGATGGACCAGGACAGAGTCTGGCTCATGCCTACCCCCCTGGGCCTGGATTTTATGGAGATGCTCATTTTGATGATGATGAAAAATGGACACTGGGACCCTCAG GGACCAACTTATTCCTGGTTGCTGCCCATGAGCTTGGCCACTCCCTGGGTCTCTTTCACTCAAATAACAAAGGAGCTCTGATGTATCCAGTCTACAGGTTCTCCACAAACCCGACCCAGTTCCGGCTTTCTCAAGATGATATAGACGGCATTCAGTCCCTCTATG GACCACGTCCCTCCCCTGACACCATAGTAGTACCTCTGTCCTCTGTCGCACCAAgacctgagaccccagccaagTGTGATCCTGCTTTGTCCTTTGATGCTGCCAGCACCCTGAGAGGGGAACTCCTACTCTTCAAAGACAG GTACTTTTGGCGCAGAACCCGCTGGAATTCTGAGCCTGAAGTCCACTTGATCTCGGCATTTTGGCCCTCTCTTCCTTCACACTTAGATGCTGCCTATGAAGCTCACAATAAGgacagtgttttcatttttaaag GAAGTCAGTTCTGGGCAGTCCGAGGAAATGAGGTCCAAGAGGGTTATCCAAAATCGATCCACTCTCTCGGCTTTCCTCCTTCTGTGAGGAAGATCGACGCAGCTGTTAGTGACAAGCAGAAGAAGAAGACGTACTTCTTTGTGGAGGACAAATACTGGAG ATTTAATGAGAAGAGAAATCTGATGGATAAAGGCTTCCCCAGGCTGATTAAAGATGACTTTCCCGGAGTCGAATCACAGGTGGATGCGGTGTTGCAGGCCTTTG gttttttttatttcttccacgGATCATCACAGTTTGAATTTGACCCCAATGCTAGGACGGTGACCCACACCCTGAAGAGTAACAGTTGGCTCCTGTGCTGA
- the Mmp1 gene encoding interstitial collagenase, whose product MLSLPLLLLLWGTSSYTFPVFQEGRRQDAETVWKYLENYYNLGEDTAGKNLSGKDLMAGKLKQMQQLFGLKVTGKSDPETLRVMGKPRCGVSDMTPYSITYDNPRWTKTHLTYSILNYTPYLPRAVVEESIEKAFQVWSDVTPLTFSRVFEEEGDIVLAFYRGDHDDNNPFDGPLYGLAHAFQPGPGIGGDVHFDLDERWTDTSENFNLFYVAAHELGHSLGLTHSYDIGALMFPSYTWYTEDFVLNQDDINRIQALYGPSQNPIQPTGATTPKPCDPDLSFDAITTFRGEVMFFIGRFYIRVNYFMPEPELNLIGIIWPDLPGKLDAAYEASIMDEVRFFKGNRMWAVRTRSVLSGYPVDIHSYFGFPSYVTHIDAAVCEEESGKTYFFVDDMYWRYDEYRRSMDPGYPKLITEDFPGIGDKVDDVFQKNGYFYFFHQSTQYRFDLQTRRVSAPRDSNTWFNC is encoded by the exons ATGCTTAGCCTTCCTTTGCTGTTGCTTCTCTGGGGCACCAGCTCTTATACCTTCCCCGTGTTTCAAGAAGGACGGCGGCAAGATGCGGAGACTGTCTGG AAATACCTGGAAAACTACTACAACTTGGGCGAAGACACAGCAGGCAAAAACCTGAGTGGCAAGGACTTGATGGCTGGAAAGCTGAAGCAAATGCAGCAATTATTTGGGCTGAAAGTGACCGGAAAGTCAGATCCTGAAACTCTGAGAGTGATGGGGAAGCCCAGGTGTGGGGTGTCTGATATGACGCCATACTCCATCACCTATGACAATCCACGCTGGACAAAAACACATCTGACGTACAG cattttgaACTACACACCGTATTTGCCAAGAGCAGTTGTGGAAGAGTCCATCGAGAAAGCCTTCCAAGTCTGGAGTGATGTGACACCACTAACCTTCTCCAGGGTCTTTGAGGAGGAAGGGGATATCGTGCTAGCTTTCTACAGAGGAG ACCATGATGACAATAACCCTTTTGATGGACCCTTATATGGCCTTGCTCACGCTTTTCAGCCAGGACCGGGAATTGGGGGCGACGTTCATTTCGATCTTGATGAAAGGTGGACCGACACCAGTGAGA ATTTTAACTTGTTCTATGTTGCGGCTCATGAGTTGGGCCACTCCCTTGGACTCACTCATTCCTATGATATTGGGGCACTAATGTTCCCCAGCTACACATGGTACACTGAGGACTTTGTGCTAAACCAGGATGACATCAATCGCATCCAGGCTTTATACG GACCTTCCCAAAATCCCATCCAGCCAACAGGTGCAACAACACCAAAACCATGTGATCCCGATCTAAGCTTTGATGCTATAACTACATTTCGGGGAGAGGTGATGTTCTTCATAGGCAG GTTCTACATCCGTGTGAACTACTTCATGCCAGAGCCTGAGCTCAATTTGATAGGTATTATCTGGCCAGATCTGCCAGGTAAACTCGATGCTGCTTATGAAGCTAGTATAATGGATGAAGTCCGCTTTTTCAAAG GCAATAGGATGTGGGCTGTTCGTACAAGGAGTGTGTTGAGCGGATACCCCGTGGACATCCACAGCTACTTTGGCTTCCCTAGCTACGTGACACATATTGATGCTGCTGTCTGTGAGGAAGAGAGTGGAAAAACATACTTCTTTGTTGATGACATGTACTGGAG GTATGATGAATATAGACGGTCCATGGATCCAGGTTATCCCAAATTAATAACAGAGGACTTCCCTGGGATTGGCGATAAAGTTGATGATGTTTTCCAGAAAAATG ggtatttctatttctttcaccAATCAACTCAATACAGATTTGACCTCCAAACGAGAAGAGTTAGTGCTCCCCGTGATTCCAACACTTGGTTCAACTGCTGA